A part of Methanohalobium evestigatum Z-7303 genomic DNA contains:
- a CDS encoding RNA-guided endonuclease InsQ/TnpB family protein — protein MLLTKKYKIKPTNEQLDVLWSLSKQCTLLYNLSLSERKEAWMHKRKSIKYSHQQDNLPSLKDQYPSIYSLYSKTCQGVLQKLDANYKSFFGLRKNGDKNAKPPRFKKSVYFFTIPYNQSGFKIENGKVTFSHKYNNRPLSFDIPQELENYDVKHTEIFNSEPYKGKGDFFVSVVYETFPQTNYKDNEKYQAIDIGITKTITAVNTDGKILEITNPRFDKYWDKKINHAKSRRDHCKKYSRRWFRINDAIRVMTKKKNNQIKDWQHKLSRKMAENTRSNTIIVGDLDVKNMKNSKKLPKSRQKSLNRSTQNNGYISRFIEFLTYKSEFAGKQLTKIDESYTSKICYVCGKVHDMPLYKRNLSCDCGNEIDRDRNSAINIMISYLSQNAIWTGYRQFACNLRQTGLLTFDVYKIHPMDDMNTRRNFHV, from the coding sequence GTGCTTCTGACAAAGAAATATAAGATAAAACCGACCAATGAACAATTGGATGTACTCTGGAGCTTATCAAAACAATGCACCTTGCTTTACAACTTATCGTTGTCTGAAAGGAAAGAAGCATGGATGCATAAACGTAAAAGTATAAAATATAGCCATCAACAGGACAATCTCCCATCATTAAAAGACCAATATCCATCTATTTATTCACTTTATTCAAAGACCTGTCAGGGTGTACTGCAAAAATTGGATGCAAACTACAAATCGTTTTTTGGATTAAGAAAAAACGGTGATAAGAATGCAAAACCACCTAGATTCAAGAAAAGCGTGTATTTTTTCACTATTCCATATAACCAGAGTGGATTCAAAATAGAAAATGGAAAAGTAACATTCAGCCATAAATATAATAATAGACCTCTTTCTTTCGATATTCCACAAGAACTCGAAAATTATGACGTAAAACACACCGAAATTTTCAATTCCGAGCCATACAAAGGCAAAGGTGATTTCTTCGTATCAGTAGTTTATGAAACATTTCCACAAACGAATTACAAAGACAACGAAAAATATCAAGCAATTGATATAGGTATTACAAAAACCATCACTGCTGTAAACACTGATGGAAAAATCCTTGAAATCACAAACCCACGGTTTGACAAATATTGGGACAAAAAGATAAACCATGCAAAATCAAGGAGAGACCACTGCAAAAAATACAGCCGCAGATGGTTCAGGATAAATGATGCGATACGAGTGATGACTAAAAAGAAAAATAATCAGATTAAAGATTGGCAGCACAAATTATCCAGGAAAATGGCCGAGAATACCAGATCAAACACTATAATTGTGGGAGATCTAGATGTCAAGAACATGAAAAACTCAAAAAAGCTACCAAAATCCCGACAGAAATCCTTGAACCGTTCCACACAGAACAACGGATACATATCACGTTTCATCGAATTTTTGACCTACAAATCAGAATTTGCAGGTAAACAATTAACAAAAATTGATGAAAGTTACACTTCAAAAATCTGTTACGTTTGCGGTAAGGTACACGATATGCCTCTCTACAAACGTAACCTATCATGTGATTGTGGTAATGAGATCGATAGAGATAGAAACAGTGCGATAAATATCATGATCAGTTACCTATCACAGAATGCCATTTGGACAGGCTACAGGCAATTCGCCTGTAATCTACGACAAACAGGTTTATTGACATTCGATGTTTATAAAATACATCCAATGGATGATATGAACACTCGTAGGAATTTCCATGTGTAA
- a CDS encoding gluzincin family metallopeptidase, with product MKNIKKKIFFRCLFSFIVVAMFITPVSAGWNETNKEIESFYKLNPDEKIVNVFKKIHFTNYDSDTKYWQGYYSHLHHKIPENAINVDMWNSKNQKIKIQNSSHNDFYVSDLNQKIWYGQSCNLYLEYAIPINKNTADFKLYENADIINATVIVPDDYETYIDKSEYTVKHSSNIDMYKFKGIKNQLECSIDAVNLTDYKVLNKSVSLGNKNVGLKIKYWKGENHWANETMDLAIKALPILEEKWGFTYPKDHNITITQSTENKTSGYGGINKGEDGILLLHTADKYILIHELAHYWTQKCGFEYIWMDEGYADLYTYLVLNRLDSNDALERKEDFIKQYKSMKQSKNLKLSEWSVPDSIGSENFDRVDYGYKKSFVLLYNIYKKIGINSMKQANQRFLNSDNIGNKEFKHIIQTVSDKNLESEWKLLHSNV from the coding sequence ATGAAAAATATAAAAAAGAAGATATTTTTTAGATGTCTTTTTTCATTTATAGTTGTTGCAATGTTTATCACACCCGTGTCAGCAGGTTGGAATGAAACAAATAAAGAAATTGAAAGCTTTTATAAGTTAAATCCTGACGAAAAAATAGTGAATGTTTTTAAAAAGATACATTTTACAAATTATGATTCTGATACAAAATACTGGCAGGGATATTACAGCCACCTGCACCATAAAATACCGGAAAATGCTATAAATGTAGATATGTGGAACAGTAAAAATCAGAAAATAAAAATCCAGAATTCTTCACATAATGATTTTTATGTCTCTGATTTAAACCAAAAAATATGGTATGGCCAAAGTTGTAATTTATACTTGGAATACGCTATACCAATAAACAAAAACACTGCTGATTTTAAATTATACGAAAATGCAGACATTATCAATGCGACCGTTATCGTACCTGATGATTATGAAACGTATATTGATAAATCCGAATATACTGTAAAACATTCCAGTAACATTGATATGTATAAATTTAAAGGAATAAAGAATCAACTGGAATGTTCAATTGATGCTGTTAATCTTACAGATTATAAGGTATTAAATAAATCGGTAAGCCTTGGTAATAAAAATGTAGGATTAAAAATAAAATACTGGAAAGGTGAAAATCATTGGGCTAATGAAACAATGGATTTGGCAATAAAAGCACTCCCCATACTGGAAGAAAAATGGGGATTTACCTATCCAAAAGACCACAATATCACTATAACCCAATCTACTGAAAATAAAACTTCGGGTTATGGCGGTATAAACAAAGGTGAAGATGGAATATTACTTTTACATACTGCAGATAAATACATACTCATCCATGAACTGGCTCATTACTGGACACAAAAATGTGGTTTTGAATATATATGGATGGATGAAGGATATGCTGATTTATACACATACCTTGTTTTGAACCGTCTCGATTCAAATGATGCACTTGAGAGAAAAGAAGATTTTATCAAACAGTACAAATCCATGAAACAATCCAAAAACCTAAAATTATCTGAATGGTCGGTTCCTGATTCAATCGGTTCAGAAAACTTTGACCGGGTAGATTATGGATATAAAAAATCATTTGTTCTACTTTACAATATATATAAAAAAATAGGAATTAATTCAATGAAACAAGCCAATCAGAGATTTTTAAATTCAGACAATATCGGAAACAAGGAATTTAAACATATTATACAAACTGTTTCTGATAAAAATTTGGAAAGCGAATGGAAATTACTCCATTCTAATGTCTGA